The window AAAACATGATAAGTGAAAAACcaatcaataatttctctGTTGGAATTGATGACGATGTCACATTTAAATCTCTCTTTGTTAGGCAACCAAGGTTGGATTTACTTACTAGCGAAACTAAGCAATGCCTCTTTTGGGGTCTCGGCTCTGATGGTACCGTTTCTGCTAATAAAAATGCTATCAAGATCATTGGAGAGTCTACAGATCTTCAGGTTCAGGGTTACTTTGCATATGATGCAAAGAAAGCTGGCGGAGCTACCATGAGCCATCTTAGGTTTGGCCCAAAACCCATTAAATCTGCCTATTTACTTCAAAGATGTGATTATGTTGCAGTACACCACCCATCATATGTTCACAAGTTTGATGTATTAGAGAATATTAAGCAAGGTGGTTGCTTCGTACTTAATTGCCCTTGGAGTACATTGGAGGAGCTTAATCATGAGCTTCCTTCGAAGATCAAACATCAAATTGCATCTAGAGATGTTAAATTCTACGTTATTGACGCTCAAAGGATTGCTCAGGAGTCTAATCTTGgaagaagaattaataatatacttATGGTTGTCTTTTTCAGTTTGACAAATATCATTCCCTTAGACCTCGCAATTAAGCTTGTAAAGGAAgcaattaaaaaaacataCGGAAAAAAGGGAGATGCTGTTGTTAATTCCAACTGGAAGGCTGTTGACCTTACCTTAGAGTCTTTGATTCAGATATCGTATGACAAGTCTCAGTGGATAAGCAAAGACAAATGCGGAGAAAAATCACTTCCAGCTACAGCTGTTGAAACGGGGAATAAAGACCAAGAAATAACTAAATCCACAGTTCTAAAGCAAAAACCGGAACATGACGTAAATCAATTCGTAAAAGATATATTAGGACCAGTTAATGCCTTAAAAGGAGACGAACTTCCGGTTTCTATGTTTGATCCTACCGGCACTGTTCCTCTTGGTACTACTGCATATGAAAAAAGAGGCATTGCCATGTCCATTCCTATTGTTGATATGAATAAATGCACTCAGTGCAATTATTGTTCAATAGTCTGTCCACATGCAGCCATTCGTCCATTCTTATTAGATGAGGCAGAATTTAAGAATGCACCCGAAACAATGCATATACCAAAAGCCAAGGGCGGTCAGGAATTCTCATCATATTACTATCGAATTCAGGTAACTCCACTTGATTGTACTGGTTGTGAGTTATGCGTACATGCATGCCCGGATGATGCACTTCATATGGAAGGCCTGCAAAAGATGGAAGCAGTGGAGAAAACTCACTGGGATTATTTAATTGGTCTTCCAAATAAGGCTGAAAAGTTTGATAGAACAACAGTAAAGGGTTCACAGTTCCAGCAACCTCTTCTTGAGTTTTCTGCAGCATGCGAAGGATGCGGAGAAACACCTTATGTAAAGTTATTGACACAACTTTTTGGCGAAAGAATGGTTATAGCAAATGCAACAGGTTGCTCTTCAATTTGGGGAGCATCTTATCCTTCAGTACCATATACAAAGAACCAGAAAGGATATGGACCAGCTTGGGGTAATTCTCtttttgaagataatgCGGAATACGGATTAGGAATGGTTGTAGGATATAGACAAAGAAGGGATAGATTTAGAGAGTTAGTTTCCAATGAGATTTTGAAGGATATTACTGAAGAGGAAGAGTTTTTAAAAGATGACAACGCCTCAGTTCAAGGTAGGAACGAGATTATTACTAAATATGATCATTTGAAGGATTATTTAAGGTCTTGGCTTAAGAACATTAGGAATGGTGAAGCATGCCAGAGcttatttgaagaaatatcaAAGTTGCTTGAGgataatttgattaatagtaataattttgcTCAGGTATTGAAAAAAGACCGAATTGAACTCTTAGAAAAGCTTTATGATTCTAGAGATTTGATACCAAAGATTAGCCATTGGATTGTTGGTGGAGATGGCTGGGCTTACGATATTGGATATGCCGGTCTTGACCATGTTTTATCATTTGGAGAGGATGTAAATATCATAATTTTGGATACTGAGGTATATTCTAATACAGGAGGTCAAGCTTCTAAGAGTACTCCTTTTGGTGCTATAGCAAAGTTTGCTCAGAGTGGTAATTTGAGACAAAAGAAGGATATCGGATCTATTGCAATGGAATATGGATCAGTATATGTTGCATCCGTTGCTTTAGGAGCAAACTACTCACAAACTATCAAATCTTTGCTAGAGGCTGAGAAATACCCAGGAACATCTTTGATTGTAGCTTATTCAACTTGTATTGAACATGGTTACACTAAATATAATCTCCAACAAGAAAGTGTTAAGCTTGCAGTAGAAAGTGGATACTGGCCTTTGTATCGATATAATCCAGAGCTGGTACGAACCGAAGTTGTGGATAACCTAACAACAATAGTATCTTCTGGGTTTACCTTAGATTCCAAAAAAGTTAAGGTTGATATAGAGAACTTCCTAAAGAGGGAGAACCGTTTCTTGCAATTAATAAGGAGTAACCCAGAATTGGCTTCAATGGCAAAAGATAAGTTAAAGGCTCATTCAGACAAAAGGTTCCAGAAGATGAAGGACATGTCTGAGAATGTCACAGTAACAGCTTTGAAAGatcaaataaagaaactTAAGGATCAATTGATTTCCATTCAAAATGCAAGCAAAACCGGCGAATTAGCTGCAAGTGGTTTAATTAATGCAGATTTATTCATTGAACAAGAAATGCATGTATTATACGGTACCGAAACAGGAAATTCAGAAGAGGTTGCACAGTATATACAGAGCCAGTTGGTATCAAGAGGATATTCATCCAGCTCATTGAATTTAGATGATTTGGATATTGATGAGTTTTTGAATCCAGATAAGTTTTCTACAGTGATAATTGTTACAAGTACTTCAGGACAGGGAGAGTTTCCAGGATCATCAGGAATTTTATACGAGGCTTTGCTTAAGAAACACTTGGAGAATCAGGATGACAAGTTCTGTAGTTTTATGagatttggaatatttggTTTAGGTGATTCCAACTACG is drawn from Cryptosporidium parvum Iowa II chromosome 4, whole genome shotgun sequence and contains these coding sequences:
- a CDS encoding pyruvate:ferredoxin oxidoreductase/NADPH-cytochrome P450 reductase PNO — protein: MGEKEIVDGCVAACHIAYACSEVAFTYPITPSSTISEVADSWMSRGRRNIFDQVVSVVEMQSEMGSAGALHGSLSVGCSTTTFTASQGLLLMIPNMYKIAGELWPCVFHVTARAIATSSLSIFGDHNDIMAARQTGWAFLGAMTVQEVMDLALVSHVSTFECSVPFVNFFDGFRTSHELQKIDMISYETIKKIFPYEKLKEFRERALNPTHPTLRGTATSSDVYFQLAEARNKYYESTPDIVQSVMDRLAKLIGRSYHLFDYYGHPDAEFLIVVMGSGGLTIEEMIDYLMEKSNEKVGMIKVRLFRPWSIDAFVKKIPKTTKRITVLERCKESGSLGEPLCLDVSTSIMRSELSSNNILVLGGRYGLASKEFTPGMALAVWENMISEKPINNFSVGIDDDVTFKSLFVRQPRLDLLTSETKQCLFWGLGSDGTVSANKNAIKIIGESTDLQVQGYFAYDAKKAGGATMSHLRFGPKPIKSAYLLQRCDYVAVHHPSYVHKFDVLENIKQGGCFVLNCPWSTLEELNHELPSKIKHQIASRDVKFYVIDAQRIAQESNLGRRINNILMVVFFSLTNIIPLDLAIKLVKEAIKKTYGKKGDAVVNSNWKAVDLTLESLIQISYDKSQWISKDKCGEKSLPATAVETGNKDQEITKSTVLKQKPEHDVNQFVKDILGPVNALKGDELPVSMFDPTGTVPLGTTAYEKRGIAMSIPIVDMNKCTQCNYCSIVCPHAAIRPFLLDEAEFKNAPETMHIPKAKGGQEFSSYYYRIQVTPLDCTGCELCVHACPDDALHMEGLQKMEAVEKTHWDYLIGLPNKAEKFDRTTVKGSQFQQPLLEFSAACEGCGETPYVKLLTQLFGERMVIANATGCSSIWGASYPSVPYTKNQKGYGPAWGNSLFEDNAEYGLGMVVGYRQRRDRFRELVSNEILKDITEEEEFLKDDNASVQGRNEIITKYDHLKDYLRSWLKNIRNGEACQSLFEEISKLLEDNLINSNNFAQVLKKDRIELLEKLYDSRDLIPKISHWIVGGDGWAYDIGYAGLDHVLSFGEDVNIIILDTEVYSNTGGQASKSTPFGAIAKFAQSGNLRQKKDIGSIAMEYGSVYVASVALGANYSQTIKSLLEAEKYPGTSLIVAYSTCIEHGYTKYNLQQESVKLAVESGYWPLYRYNPELVRTEVVDNLTTIVSSGFTLDSKKVKVDIENFLKRENRFLQLIRSNPELASMAKDKLKAHSDKRFQKMKDMSENVTVTALKDQIKKLKDQLISIQNASKTGELAASGLINADLFIEQEMHVLYGTETGNSEEVAQYIQSQLVSRGYSSSSLNLDDLDIDEFLNPDKFSTVIIVTSTSGQGEFPGSSGILYEALLKKHLENQDDKFCSFMRFGIFGLGDSNYVFFNEAAKKWDKLLLDCGAVRIGAVGMGDDQSEEKYETELIEWLPDYLQLINAPEPKHDEKSEIPKATTFKVTILDSCRNDILNESTGTLCEKLDENNNIGNSHYKPIIPPNSVLLPVIENKRITNQDYDKDVRHIVFKLIGDGGDTPSLSYCLGDSLALYGQNPVNEAIKAIEMFGYNPYSLLRLSINEENEANNTNKVNQRYSSLFGYDITVLQLFVECLDLWGKPNRKFFQEFYRYCSNPEEKIQAKKWAQNEGKKLIEEFSSKTGTYLDVFKMFESARPTLAQLLDIVPFIKSRSYSIASCNKFVNGEKIELCVGIVDWKLESGEIRYGQCTGFLNRLPILDSESKIDSIPRLPSNIKASAFNLPFDYRSPVIMACMGTGIAPFRAFVQNKKYIRDVLKEEIGPVILYFGCRYYDNDYLYREELENYVKEGVITSLNIAFSRDPKGYKTSNCENIRYAQKMYVQHLMLENSQEIYENMIEKCGYFYLCGTKQVPIDIRKAIIQIIIKHSSTTEQVTSEEDANSILNSIQIMGRYNVEAWS